The Pseudomonas solani genome segment GCTCGGCGAACAGCAGGCCGAAGTCCGGCTGGTCGACGCCCAGCTGCTTCTGCACGGCGCGGGAGGTGAGGCCGATCTTGTGGCCCACCGGGCGCAGGCCGGCGTCGATGGCGGCCAGGGTGTTGTAGCGCTGGACGGCATAGGCCAGGGCGACCGGGTCCTGGGTCGGGTCTTCGGCCAGGGCGGTGGCGATCAGGTCGCGCACCGGGGCGCAGGGCTGGCCGCTGCGTTCCGCCTGGCGCAGGCGGCTGGCCGCTTCGATGAGTGCTGCATGCATGGTGGGGCTCCCGCTCAGGCGTTGACGCAGATGGTGGTGATCTCGGAGTAGAAATCCAGGGAATGGCGGCCGCCCTCGCGGCCGAGGCCGGACAGGCGCGCGCCGCCGAAGGGCGTGCGCAGGTCACGGAGGAACCAGGTGTTGACCCAGACCATGCCCACGTGGAAGCGCCGCGAGACCTTGTGCGCGCGCTTCAGGTCGCGGGTCCACAGGGCCGTGGCCAGGCCGTAGGCGGAGTCGTTGACGCGGCGCACCACCTCGTCCTCGCTGTCGAAGGGGGCGATGTGGCAGACCGGGCCGAACACTTCTTCCCGCACGCAGCGGGCGTCGTCGCCGAGGCCGGTCCAGATGGTCGGCTGCACGTAGGCGCCGTTGTCGCGCTCGTCGCCGAACACCGGCACGCCGCCACCGGTGACTTCGACGGCGCCTTCGCTGCGGGCCAGTTCGAAGTAGCTGAGTACCTTGTCGCGGTGCTTGTGGGAGATCAGCGAGCCCATGTTCACGCCGTCTTCGTCGGGGTAGCCGATCTTCAGCTTCTCGGCACCGGCCTTCATGGCGGCGACGAAGCGCTCGTAGATCGGCCGCTCGACATAGACGCGCTCCGAGCACAGGCACACCTGGCCGGAGTTGGTGAAGCTGGAGCGCAGCACGCCGGCCACCGCCGCGTCGAAATCGCAGTCGGCGAAGACCACCGCCGCGTTCTTGCCGCCCAGTTCGAAGGACACGTCACGCACGCCCTCGGCGGCGGCCTTCATGATGGTGGCACCGGTGCGCGACTCACCGGTGAAGGTGATGGCGTCGACGTCCGGGTTGCGGGTGAGGAATTCCCCGGCGGAGTTGGGGCCGAAGCCGTGCACCAGGTTGAACACGCCGGCGGGCAGCCCGGCTTCCTGCATCACCTCGGCCAGCAGGGTGGCGCTGGAGGGCGAATCCTCCGACGGCTTGACCACCACCGAGTTGCCGCAGGCCAGGGCCGGGGCGACCTTCCAGGTGAGCAGCAGCATCGGCAGGTTCCACGGCGAGATGATCGCCACCACGCCGTGGGGCTTGCGCACGGTGTAGCTGAACACCTCGCTGCCATCGGCGGCGCGCATCTCGAAGAACTCGCTGCCGGCCTGGCGCACCAGCTCGGCGAAGGTGCGGAAGTTATGCACGCCCCGGGCGATGTCCAGGGTGCGCGCCTGCTGCACCGGGCGCCCGGTGTCGGCCACTTCGGCGGCGACGAACTCCTCGAAGCGGCGCTCGATGCCATCGGCGATGCGCATCAGCATGTCGGCGCGCTGGCTCGGGCTGAAATCGGCCCAGGGCCCTTCCTGCGCGGCCTTGGCGGCGGCGACGGCGCGCTCCACCTGGCTGGCGTCGGCTTCGCAGACCTGGCTCAGGACGCGCCCGTCGATGGGCGAAACATTGGGGAAGGTCTTGTCACTGGCGACGAATTCGCCCGCGATGAAATGGCGCAGCAAGGGCAGGGGAGTGGACACGACAACCTCCGATTCTTGGATTTCGGAGAAGTCTAGGGAAGGCGCCTATAAGGGAATAATGAAAGCCTTGAGGTTGACTATTCTGCTTTGGAATAGCTGGATGGCTCGGTCACCCCACCCCCGGCTCGGCACCCTCTGGGAACGCAATCATCGATGTAGGGCGGGTGACACCCGCGAGCCCCGGGCATCAAAAGCCGTCGGGTTGCACCCGACCTACGGGCCGGCCACCCAGCACACGACACGCCCGGTGCAGTAGGACCGTAGGGGCGAATTCATTGGCTCTGTCTGCGTTAGCTGTTGTGGTTTTAATGCAAGCGCTCAAGCACGGTGCTTTCCGGGCGCCCAAGGATTCGTGCCACCTCCACCGCATGGGTTTCGCTTCGCTCTACGCCATCCTACGAACGTGCGCTGGGTTACTGCGCACATCAATGTGAGGGTTCGAGCGAAGAAAGTTGGAGCAGCCGCCAACGCCCCTCCAGGAGGCCGAACGCAGTCGTTGCGCCGGGGGACGAGCGGCATGGATGCCGCGAGAGGCGCGCCAGGCCATGGATGGCCCATCGCGCCGGCCCCCAGACGACGCTTGCGGCGAACGCACTTCAGTGCGGCCCGAAGGGCGAGCGTAGCGAGTAACGGCGATGGAGTGAGGGAACTCGACGCAGTCGGGCCGGATGATGGGGCAAGCCCTT includes the following:
- a CDS encoding 2-hydroxymuconic semialdehyde dehydrogenase, with the protein product MPLLRHFIAGEFVASDKTFPNVSPIDGRVLSQVCEADASQVERAVAAAKAAQEGPWADFSPSQRADMLMRIADGIERRFEEFVAAEVADTGRPVQQARTLDIARGVHNFRTFAELVRQAGSEFFEMRAADGSEVFSYTVRKPHGVVAIISPWNLPMLLLTWKVAPALACGNSVVVKPSEDSPSSATLLAEVMQEAGLPAGVFNLVHGFGPNSAGEFLTRNPDVDAITFTGESRTGATIMKAAAEGVRDVSFELGGKNAAVVFADCDFDAAVAGVLRSSFTNSGQVCLCSERVYVERPIYERFVAAMKAGAEKLKIGYPDEDGVNMGSLISHKHRDKVLSYFELARSEGAVEVTGGGVPVFGDERDNGAYVQPTIWTGLGDDARCVREEVFGPVCHIAPFDSEDEVVRRVNDSAYGLATALWTRDLKRAHKVSRRFHVGMVWVNTWFLRDLRTPFGGARLSGLGREGGRHSLDFYSEITTICVNA